In Arthrobacter sp. CJ23, the genomic window AAGCGAGGCACGAGCGAGCATGCAGAGCATGTGGGTCGTGAGGCCGCGGCAGGTGACCACCAGGCGCACACAGACCACATGTCCCACGGTCCCGCGGCGTCCAAGCTGCGCCCGCGGCTTATCGCCGCGGCCATCCTCACGGTGCCGGTGTTCGCGATTTCGATGATCCCCGCCGTGCAGTTTGCACACTGGGGCTGGGTGGCGGCGGCGCTGGCATTGCCGGTGGTGACGTGGGCGGCCTGGCCCTTCCACCGTGCCGCGGCCATCAACGCCCGCCACTTCGCGTCCACCATGGACACGCTGGTCTCCATCGGCGTGCTGGCCGCATACCTGTATTCGGCGTGGCAGCTGTTCGCCAACCCGATGATGACGGAACACCCCGGCATGGAGTCCATGGACGGGATGGGCGGAGGGCTGTACTTCGAGGTGGCCGCCGTGGTCACCACGTTCCTGCTCCTGGGCCGTTACCTCGAGGCCAACGCGAAGGCCAAGGCCGGCGATGCCCTCAAGGCCCTGCTGAGCCTGGGCGCCAAGGATGCCACAATCCTGGTCGACGGCGTGGAGCACAAGATTCCGGCGGACCAGCTCGAGGTGGGCGACGTCTTCGTTGTCCGTCCGGGTGAGAAGTTCGCCACGGACGGCGTGGTCACCCACGGCGCGTCCGCCGTCGACACCTCGCTGGTGACCGGCGAATCGGTGCCGGTGGAAGTCGGACCGGACAGCCCCGTCACCGGCGCCACGATCAACACCTCCGGTAGGCTGCTGGTCCGCGCCACACGCGTCGGCGCGGACACCACGCTCGCGCAGATGGGCCGGCTGGTCAGCCAGGCGCAGACCGGCAAGGCACCCATTGCACGGCTCGCGGACCGGATCAGCGCGGTCTTCGTGCCCGTGGTGCTGGTGATTGCTGTCCTCACGTTTGTGCTGTGGCTCGTTTTCACCGGCGAGGTGAACGCCGCATTCACCGCCGCCGTTGCAGTGCTGGTCATCGCCTGCCCCTGCGCCCTGGGACTCGCAACGCCCGTCGGCCTGCTGACCGGCACGGGCCGCGGCGCCCAGCTGGGCATCCTCATCAAGGGCCCGCAGGTCCTCGAGGACACCCGCACCGTTGACACCATCCTGCTGGACAAGACCGGCACGGTGACCAGCGGCAAGCTCGCCGTGGACCACACCCTGGCCCTGAACGGGCACTCCGGCACCACTGTCCTCACCCTGGCGGGCGCGGTGGAGGCCGCCTCCGAGCACCCCATCGCCCACGCGATCGCCGCCGCGGCGAAGGCAGGACTGCCCGACGGCGCCGCCCTCCCCGCGGTGGAAGGCTTCACCTCCGCCCCCGGCGGCGGGGTCCGCGGCACCGTGGTGCTGGAGGGCACCGCCAGCACGGTCGTCGTCGGGCGGTCCGGCTGGCTCGACCAGAACGGCATCGCCCCCGACGCCGCCCAGCAGGGCACTCTCTCGGCCCAGGAAAACGGCGGGGCCACCGCCATCTGGGTGGCCGTGGACGGCCAGGCTGCCGGTATCGTCAGCCTGCGCGATACCATCAAGCCCGGCTCCGCGGCCGCGATCGCGCGGCTCAAGGAACTCGGCATCCGCCCCATGCTGCTGACCGGGGACAACGCCGCCGTGGCCGCCCAGGTGGCTGCCGCCGTCGGGATCGCGCCGGAAGACGTGCTGGCCGGGGTCCTGCCGGAAGGCAAAGTGGAGGCCGTGCGGAAACTGCAGCAGCAGGGCGCCACGGTGGCCATGGCCGGCGACGGCGTCAACGACGCCGCTGCCTTGGCGCAGTCGGATCTGGGCATCGCCATGGGATCGGGCACGGACGTGGCCATCGAGGCCGCGGACCTGACCGTCATGGGCAGCGACCTCGGGCAGCTGGTGCAGGCCATCGAGTTGTCGCAGAAGACGCTGCGGACCATCAAGGTCAACCTGTTCTGGGCGTTCTTCTACAACGCGGTGGGCATCCCGGTGGCGGCCCTGGGCCTGCTCAACCCCATGATCGCCGGCGCAGCGATGGCGGCGAGCTCGGTCCTGGTGGTGGCGAACTCCCTGCGGCTGCGCTCCTTCGGCAAGTAGCCGCCGAGCGGCAAGTCAGGCAGTACCGAAGCGGACGGCCGCCCTGGCCCTGGCCTTGGCGGCCTCCTCTTCGCGGTTCCGCGCCGGTGCATGCGTCACCAGTGCATCCAGAAGGTGCTGGGTGATGTGCGCGATCTCGTGCACGGCCTCCGCGAAGGCCTCCTCGTTGGCCTTGGACGGCTTGGCGGTTCCGCTGATCTTGCGCACATATTGCAGCGCGGCGGCCTCCACCTCGGCACTCGTGGCGTGCGGTTCGAAGTTATGCAGGGTCCGGATATTGCGGCACATACAACCATGCTAGCCATGGGCAGTGCTGCATGGGGAGGCGTCCCCATCGACCCGCCCTGGGAAATCCGATAGTTTCATGTCAATGGATCTTCCGGACAAACCGGAGGCCTCTGGGGATGCCGAACGGTTCGGATCCGACCACTTGAAGGAGAATGACATGGCTATTTGGGGTGCAGACGTTGAGCAGCTTCGCGGTTTGGGCGGCAAGCTGCAGGCAGGTGCCGAAGTAATCCTGGAGCAGCGCTCCCAGCTGAACGCCGCTCTCAACGCGACCGACTGGAAGGGTCCCGACTCCGACAAGTTCCGCGACGAGTGGACCAGCCAGCACGCCGGCAACCTGCAGAAGGTCGCTGACGCACTGCGCGAGGCAAGCAACAACGTGAAGCGCAACGCCGAGCAGCAGACGCAGGCTTCCCAGAGCTAAGACCAAGCTCAACGGCAGGGCCCGGACGCACCAGCGTCCGGGCCCTGCCGCCTTAAGTCCGGCTGGCGAGCATTCCTAGGCCTTGGTGGCCGGCACCTTCGGCAGGGGTTCGACGTCGTTCGCGTGGTCCAGTTCGGCAGCAAGAACGACGGCGCCGGGCTGGGACTCGTTACGGCGGGCACCGCGGAGTTCGTCCACGCGGACCAGCACCACGCCGGCAACAATGAGTCCGCCGCCCATCAGCTGGATGGGTCCGGGCAGTTCGCCCAGGAGCAGCCACGCCCACACCACGGCGAAGAGCACCTCTGTCAACGAGACGAAGGAGGCCACCTTGGAGCCGAGGCTGCGGGCGGCCATGATCCCGGTGACGTAGGACAGTACGGTGGCCAGCACCACCAGCCCGGCCAGGGAAAGCCACCACGGGGTGGTCCAGGGACCCAGGCTGGTGTCGGCGGTGTTGAAAGTCATGGGCAGCAGTCCGGTGAGACCGGCGATCCAGATGACCACGGCTCCCACCAGGAGCCCGCCGGCGGCCATGACCAGCGGCGGGAGGGTGTCGTTTTCCTTGGCCGTGATGAAGAAGTAGATCACCAGGCACACCGCTGCGGCCATGCCCCACAGCACGCCGACGAAGTCCACCTTGACGGCACCGGTGAGGTCGAGGACCAGCACAAGACCGCCCAGGGAAAGCAGGGAACCGGCCGCAGTGAGCGCCCTGGGCCTGCGCCGGCTGGCTATCCAGAGCCAGAGCACGATCATCACGGGGGCCAGGTACTCCAGGAGCAGCGCCACCCCCACGGACAGCCGGGATACGGCATTGAAGTAGAAGAGCTGGCAGCCGGCCACGCCGATCACGCCGAAGAGCGTGATGGTCAGCCAGTTGTCCTTGAGCTGGTGCCAGCGTCCGCGGAGAACCACGACGGCGGGGATCGCCAGGATCAGCGCCGCGCCGCTGAGGCGCAGGGCCACCGCAGCACCGGGGGTCCATCCGGTTTCCAGCAGGGATTTGGCAAACGAGCCGGACAAGCCGAAGACGGCGGAGGAGAACAAGGCAACGCCGAGGCCCGAGGCCATGAATCCTGCCGAATCAGCCGGGGTTTTTGCAGCTGACACAGCAGCCTCCTGTCAGGAGTAAAGTTAGGTGTTGGTCATGACAATACTCTCGAATCATGTAAGGAGTCAAAGTGCTGTTTGCGCCTGACACCGAGGTGGCCCTCCGCAGCGTGGTCAATCTGATCAACACGGCCGCGAACGGGGAGGATTCCCTCCGGACGCCGGCCGATCTGAATGCCTTCCTGGACGCCGAGGAATTCACCGGCACACGGGCCGGAAACGAGGCGGAGTTGCGCAGCGTCAAGCGCCTGCGGAGCCTGCTGGCCTCGTTGTGGTCGGCCGAGGAAAGCACTGCGGCCAAGACCGTGAACCAGCTGCTCGCCGAGGCCAAGGCCCTCCCGCAGCTGGTCAAGCACGATCACTGGGACTGGCACCTGCATGCCACCACGCCCGAGGCGCCGCTGGCCGACCGCATGGGCGCCGAGGCTGCGATGGCGATCATCGACGTCATCCGCAGCAAGGAAATGGACCGGATGCGGGTGTGCGCGGCGGACGACTGCGACGCCGTCGTGCTGGACCTCAGCCGCAACCGCTCAAGGCGCTACTGCGACACGGGAAACTGCGCCAACCGGGCGCACGTCGCGGCCTACCGGGCACGCAAGGCGGCCGGCGCGGAGTAAGCCGCCCACCGGCGTCGTCGCCTCAGCCAAAGGCGGGGAGGGGCCGGAAACTTAGCGGTCGCCGTCGGGAGTGTCAGTCTCGCCGTCGACGGCGGACGGGGTGGAAGGCGCGGCGGGGCCGGCAACCGAACCGTGGCCGCGGCTCGGCTTCCTGGAGCTCAGGTTGACGCCCGAGCCCTGGCCGAGGTGCTCCGCGTTTTCCTTGTGGCTCATCGACAGCATTGCAGCGACCACGAGGCTCACGATGAAGGCGATGCCTGCGCCCGTGAAAGCAAGGTCGAAGCGGGGGGCACGCGCGCTGCCGCCGGAGGCGAAGATCAGCACCGCGAAGAAGATCAGGACGCCCCAGAATGCGGAGAACATGAGTGGTCCCTTGACCGAGGTCCGCATCTTGCGCGGGGCTCCTGGTTCCTGGTTTGCCACGGTCATTCCTCCAATGATGGCGGGCCTGTTCGGCTCCCCGCCGGTCCTCAAAAGTTCTACAAGGAGTAGAACGTACTGATACTAGTTTACGGCCTCGGGCGCGGGGGTACGCCCATCGTGCCGCAGCGTGAGGCCGGACAGCATCCACAGCACCCCGGAGATGATCGCGCCACCCCCGGCCACGCCCAGCAGGGCATGGGCGCCGAGGCTGATGAAGAACGGCAGGGCCACTGCCGTGCCGACGCCGATCACGCCGGAAACCAGCCAGTCGCGGGCCAGGACATGCTGGCCGCGGCGGCGCAGTCCCTGGACCAACTCCGCAATGCCGAGCACCAGGAGCCCCAGCAGCGCCGAAACCGCGACGCCGGCATCCGACTGCGTGGCCAGCGCGCCAATGCCGGCGATCGCCGCGACGGCGGGCACCGCCGTCGGCAGGCTCTTGGACAGGAACACAGCGGCCGCGGTGGCCAGCAGATAGAGGCCCACGGCCCAGGCCAGCACGTGAACCGAGGGCTGCCCCCAGAACACCGTCACCGCGCCGAATACGAGCGCGATGCCCGCGCGCAGCAGCACGGACTTCCAGAGCTCGGCGGCTGCAGGCACGGATGAAGGCGCGGATGAGGCGGGGAGAGTCACGGCTCCAGTTTAGTGCGTGCCGGCACTCCCACCCTTCGCAAGCTCAGGCCGGGCCCTGATCCTCCCTTAGGAACCGAGGACCATCCACTTGTCCGTCCGGGCCCGCAGGCCCAGCGTGACTCCGCGGGCCAGCATGTACCCCAGCGCAAAGACCGCCCACAACCACACGAGCCCCGCGGCGCCGTCGGGCCGCATGAGGTGGACCGCCAGCAGCAGCGGCGCATAGACCGCCAGGTTCAGGACGCCGGCAATCGC contains:
- a CDS encoding DUF308 domain-containing protein; this translates as MTLPASSAPSSVPAAAELWKSVLLRAGIALVFGAVTVFWGQPSVHVLAWAVGLYLLATAAAVFLSKSLPTAVPAVAAIAGIGALATQSDAGVAVSALLGLLVLGIAELVQGLRRRGQHVLARDWLVSGVIGVGTAVALPFFISLGAHALLGVAGGGAIISGVLWMLSGLTLRHDGRTPAPEAVN
- a CDS encoding DUF2277 domain-containing protein, with translation MCRNIRTLHNFEPHATSAEVEAAALQYVRKISGTAKPSKANEEAFAEAVHEIAHITQHLLDALVTHAPARNREEEAAKARARAAVRFGTA
- a CDS encoding cation-translocating P-type ATPase, producing the protein MTCASCVSRVERKLGKLDGVEALVNLPLESAHVTVPAAITDQQIVDTVNATGYKATVRESPSHTHHVHTHEQHDGGHSHGGTEHDHSGGATHMRQHASKRGTSEHAEHVGREAAAGDHQAHTDHMSHGPAASKLRPRLIAAAILTVPVFAISMIPAVQFAHWGWVAAALALPVVTWAAWPFHRAAAINARHFASTMDTLVSIGVLAAYLYSAWQLFANPMMTEHPGMESMDGMGGGLYFEVAAVVTTFLLLGRYLEANAKAKAGDALKALLSLGAKDATILVDGVEHKIPADQLEVGDVFVVRPGEKFATDGVVTHGASAVDTSLVTGESVPVEVGPDSPVTGATINTSGRLLVRATRVGADTTLAQMGRLVSQAQTGKAPIARLADRISAVFVPVVLVIAVLTFVLWLVFTGEVNAAFTAAVAVLVIACPCALGLATPVGLLTGTGRGAQLGILIKGPQVLEDTRTVDTILLDKTGTVTSGKLAVDHTLALNGHSGTTVLTLAGAVEAASEHPIAHAIAAAAKAGLPDGAALPAVEGFTSAPGGGVRGTVVLEGTASTVVVGRSGWLDQNGIAPDAAQQGTLSAQENGGATAIWVAVDGQAAGIVSLRDTIKPGSAAAIARLKELGIRPMLLTGDNAAVAAQVAAAVGIAPEDVLAGVLPEGKVEAVRKLQQQGATVAMAGDGVNDAAALAQSDLGIAMGSGTDVAIEAADLTVMGSDLGQLVQAIELSQKTLRTIKVNLFWAFFYNAVGIPVAALGLLNPMIAGAAMAASSVLVVANSLRLRSFGK
- a CDS encoding WXG100 family type VII secretion target; the protein is MAIWGADVEQLRGLGGKLQAGAEVILEQRSQLNAALNATDWKGPDSDKFRDEWTSQHAGNLQKVADALREASNNVKRNAEQQTQASQS
- a CDS encoding CGNR zinc finger domain-containing protein, which gives rise to MLFAPDTEVALRSVVNLINTAANGEDSLRTPADLNAFLDAEEFTGTRAGNEAELRSVKRLRSLLASLWSAEESTAAKTVNQLLAEAKALPQLVKHDHWDWHLHATTPEAPLADRMGAEAAMAIIDVIRSKEMDRMRVCAADDCDAVVLDLSRNRSRRYCDTGNCANRAHVAAYRARKAAGAE
- a CDS encoding DMT family transporter, translating into MSAAKTPADSAGFMASGLGVALFSSAVFGLSGSFAKSLLETGWTPGAAVALRLSGAALILAIPAVVVLRGRWHQLKDNWLTITLFGVIGVAGCQLFYFNAVSRLSVGVALLLEYLAPVMIVLWLWIASRRRPRALTAAGSLLSLGGLVLVLDLTGAVKVDFVGVLWGMAAAVCLVIYFFITAKENDTLPPLVMAAGGLLVGAVVIWIAGLTGLLPMTFNTADTSLGPWTTPWWLSLAGLVVLATVLSYVTGIMAARSLGSKVASFVSLTEVLFAVVWAWLLLGELPGPIQLMGGGLIVAGVVLVRVDELRGARRNESQPGAVVLAAELDHANDVEPLPKVPATKA